Proteins encoded by one window of Paenibacillus sp. DCT19:
- a CDS encoding murein hydrolase activator EnvC, which yields MKKTASLLAITLLASLTFQPSDGYAKSSISDIDQQIQQLENKAATAKQEQKKAAANKKEAQHYKNKTNAYLKVVMEQINVVSDELANVSLQIENTEEDLRTTKKDLQAAEERIVAREKLLESRVRLMYTDGAVSYLDVLLSSTSFSDFLTRADSLKTIVDQDQHLLDEHKKDKQLVVDKKAELDQQYAEAKSLYAQKKQRKAQLNEKEQEKQVLLASYDAKIEESEELTQEQEDVLMQIASKRSALLQEKNKLREEQAAAAAKAKAEAAARAAAKAKAATRVSTGGSSESSSVSSYSGGNGIFSMPISGGRISSSFGPRTHPITGEVGKMHAGVDFAVPQGTTVRAVSGGVVIVAEWMSGYGNTVIIDHGGGLWTLYAHNSSLSVSKGDTVSRGDKISESGNTGNSTGPHLHFEVRDNGTPVNPMNYL from the coding sequence TTGAAAAAAACCGCTTCGCTGCTAGCTATTACATTGTTAGCTAGCTTAACGTTTCAACCTTCGGACGGATATGCTAAGAGTAGCATTAGTGACATCGATCAGCAGATTCAACAACTAGAGAACAAGGCGGCCACAGCCAAACAAGAGCAGAAGAAGGCCGCTGCCAACAAAAAGGAAGCGCAGCATTACAAAAACAAAACGAATGCTTACTTGAAGGTTGTTATGGAGCAGATTAATGTCGTTAGTGATGAACTCGCAAACGTCTCATTACAGATAGAGAATACCGAAGAGGATCTACGTACAACGAAGAAAGATCTTCAAGCTGCAGAGGAACGGATCGTAGCCAGAGAGAAATTGCTGGAATCTCGTGTACGTCTGATGTATACCGACGGTGCTGTCTCCTATCTGGACGTATTATTGTCTTCCACAAGCTTCTCTGATTTCTTAACTCGTGCAGACTCGCTGAAAACGATCGTGGATCAAGATCAGCATCTACTTGATGAACATAAGAAGGACAAGCAGCTTGTTGTAGATAAAAAGGCAGAGCTGGATCAGCAGTATGCTGAAGCCAAGAGTCTGTACGCTCAGAAGAAGCAACGTAAGGCGCAGTTGAACGAGAAAGAGCAAGAGAAGCAAGTGCTTTTGGCTTCCTATGATGCTAAAATTGAAGAGTCCGAGGAATTAACGCAAGAGCAGGAAGATGTGTTGATGCAGATTGCTAGCAAACGTTCCGCTCTGTTGCAAGAGAAAAATAAATTGCGTGAGGAGCAGGCTGCCGCAGCAGCTAAAGCCAAAGCAGAAGCCGCAGCTCGTGCAGCAGCCAAAGCCAAAGCAGCTACCAGAGTTAGTACCGGAGGCAGTAGTGAAAGCAGCTCCGTAAGCTCCTATTCAGGTGGTAATGGGATTTTCAGTATGCCAATCTCTGGAGGTAGAATATCCTCATCGTTTGGTCCGCGTACTCACCCAATTACGGGTGAGGTAGGTAAGATGCATGCTGGTGTTGACTTTGCCGTTCCACAAGGTACTACAGTGCGTGCTGTTTCAGGTGGTGTTGTAATCGTTGCAGAGTGGATGAGCGGTTACGGTAATACGGTCATTATTGATCACGGTGGAGGACTGTGGACGCTTTACGCGCATAACAGTAGTCTGAGTGTTAGTAAGGGAGATACGGTATCTCGTGGGGACAAAATCTCAGAATCAGGTAATACCGGTAACTCCACTGGCCCTCACTTGCATTTTGAAGTACGTGACAATGGTACTCCAGTCAACCCTATGAATTATTTATAA
- the ftsX gene encoding permease-like cell division protein FtsX: MNFSTLLRHLREGFKNVFRNGWMSVASIMSIIVSLLILGVFMLLVLNVNSMANQVDSQVEISTFLELNVDEQLRNTLEQEISAMPEVSEIRFVSKEEGLKEFRERLGDSADNVLSGFDVDNNPLPETIEVEVIEPETVTFVAQKIEALNEKHPEKPIMKVNYGKETVEVLFKFTKLVRNIGFIFVGGLGLMSMFLISNTIRVTILARRREIGIMKLVGATNTFIRWPFFIEGALIGLIGSAVTVAVLFFGYSRLMATIGQDVFMQMLNLVPLGDIWVLFATLLIGLGVLVGILGSTLSIRKSLNV, from the coding sequence ATGAATTTTAGTACTCTCTTGCGCCATTTGCGGGAGGGATTCAAAAACGTATTCCGCAACGGCTGGATGTCTGTGGCCTCCATCATGTCCATCATCGTATCCCTGCTTATTCTTGGTGTGTTTATGCTATTGGTATTGAATGTGAATTCGATGGCAAACCAAGTGGACAGTCAGGTGGAGATCAGCACGTTTCTTGAATTGAATGTGGACGAGCAGTTACGAAACACACTCGAACAAGAGATCAGCGCCATGCCTGAAGTAAGTGAAATTCGCTTTGTCTCCAAGGAAGAGGGACTGAAAGAGTTCCGTGAGCGTCTCGGAGACAGCGCAGATAATGTACTTAGCGGTTTCGATGTGGATAATAACCCACTACCGGAGACCATTGAAGTTGAGGTCATTGAACCGGAAACCGTTACTTTTGTAGCGCAAAAAATTGAAGCATTGAACGAGAAACACCCGGAGAAGCCGATCATGAAAGTGAATTACGGCAAGGAAACGGTGGAGGTATTGTTTAAATTTACGAAGCTGGTTCGTAACATCGGATTTATCTTCGTTGGGGGACTGGGTCTAATGTCTATGTTCCTGATCTCGAATACGATTCGCGTAACGATTCTTGCCCGTCGCCGAGAGATCGGCATCATGAAGCTGGTTGGAGCAACCAATACGTTCATTCGTTGGCCGTTCTTCATTGAAGGTGCGCTAATCGGACTGATTGGTTCAGCGGTTACAGTAGCCGTACTCTTCTTTGGGTACAGTCGTCTTATGGCGACCATTGGTCAGGATGTATTTATGCAGATGCTTAACCTTGTTCCGCTTGGTGATATCTGGGTGTTGTTCGCAACCTTATTGATCGGGCTAGGGGTATTGGTAGGTATTCTGGGCAGTACGCTGTCCATCCGTAAGTCCCTTAACGTTTAG
- the ftsE gene encoding cell division ATP-binding protein FtsE: MIEMQDVWKTYANGTHALQGVSVKIDRNEFVYIVGPSGAGKSTFMKLMYREEVPTKGQISINGFNIGKLKPRKIPYVRRNIGVVFQDFRLLPKMTAFENVAFAMEVIEAPKRHIKKRVMEVLDLVGLRGKANREPSQLSGGEQQRIAIARAIVNNPSVIIADEPTGNLDPETSWGIMQLLDEINFRGTTIVMATHNKDIVNTMRKRVIAIERGQIVRDQMRGEYGYEF; encoded by the coding sequence GTGATAGAAATGCAGGACGTGTGGAAGACCTACGCCAATGGGACCCACGCTTTACAAGGGGTGTCGGTGAAGATCGACCGCAATGAATTTGTCTATATCGTCGGTCCGTCTGGCGCAGGCAAATCGACATTTATGAAATTGATGTACAGAGAAGAAGTTCCGACAAAAGGACAAATATCCATTAACGGATTTAATATCGGTAAGCTGAAACCAAGGAAAATCCCTTATGTACGCCGTAACATCGGTGTTGTATTCCAGGACTTCCGACTGCTGCCTAAGATGACGGCGTTCGAGAATGTAGCTTTTGCTATGGAAGTTATTGAAGCACCGAAGCGTCATATCAAGAAACGAGTGATGGAAGTGCTTGATCTGGTGGGACTGCGTGGTAAGGCCAATCGTGAGCCTTCACAGCTCTCAGGTGGGGAACAGCAGCGTATTGCCATCGCACGAGCGATTGTGAATAATCCGTCGGTTATTATCGCGGACGAGCCTACAGGTAACCTTGATCCAGAGACGTCATGGGGAATTATGCAACTGCTGGATGAGATCAACTTCCGAGGAACAACAATCGTCATGGCAACCCATAACAAAGACATCGTAAATACGATGCGTAAACGGGTTATCGCCATTGAACGTGGACAGATCGTACGGGATCAGATGAGAGGAGAATACGGTTATGAATTTTAG
- a CDS encoding VanW family protein translates to MKKIHVAVIAMFSILLLGSASYGMIYMYVNQPSLPQKLQVGGWQIGGMNRAEVMLELDEKLQQLEEWPVILELDEPLARTLPFTAAQTGAHYDAASFRLAMKQLEEGNLWERAYARYHLAEDWSVELTYDATSLKAQLSPAWEKETFGSPSNAVRRITPSDKIQYIPEKGVRRIAWDELIRQLQVKLPHDFGVIDLEGKPDSIRIQLPLYTMKPDVTVDSLRSEGIERKIIQFSTGLGNSSEGRVHNVSAAAEAIDGMILKPGAMFDYEKIVQKAEKEFGFREAPVIVNGRLTPGIGGGICQVSSTIYNAALLTGLDIVERRNHSLPVKYLPKGLDATFASGAINFRFKNNTGKSLLIHAEVNNHRLVVKFFGTFPENVNYALESRTIETLSVPVKYVSSNVLPDGAEQVLQNGQPGYIVETVRTKRVDGKVVESKTISRDTYKAQNRLIARPGNSSIPDEQEPSIVEDGISDTKQP, encoded by the coding sequence ATGAAAAAAATACACGTGGCAGTCATTGCAATGTTCTCGATCCTCTTATTAGGTTCCGCATCCTATGGAATGATCTATATGTATGTGAACCAACCGTCGTTACCGCAGAAGTTACAGGTGGGTGGATGGCAGATCGGAGGAATGAATCGAGCGGAGGTCATGCTTGAACTGGATGAGAAATTACAACAGTTGGAAGAGTGGCCTGTCATTTTGGAACTGGACGAACCCCTCGCGAGAACACTACCCTTTACAGCTGCGCAAACAGGCGCACATTATGATGCAGCCAGCTTCCGACTTGCCATGAAGCAACTGGAGGAAGGAAACTTATGGGAACGTGCCTATGCGCGTTATCATCTGGCTGAAGATTGGTCTGTGGAACTGACGTATGATGCGACATCATTAAAAGCTCAACTGAGCCCTGCGTGGGAAAAAGAAACCTTCGGTTCTCCTTCCAATGCTGTTCGCAGGATCACGCCTAGCGACAAGATTCAATACATCCCGGAAAAAGGTGTACGCCGCATCGCTTGGGATGAACTAATCCGTCAATTACAGGTCAAGCTACCTCATGATTTCGGTGTAATAGACTTGGAGGGTAAACCTGATTCGATCCGCATTCAGCTCCCACTGTATACGATGAAACCTGATGTTACGGTGGACTCCCTGCGCTCAGAGGGCATTGAACGGAAAATCATTCAGTTCTCGACAGGGCTCGGCAATAGCAGTGAGGGTCGGGTACATAATGTGAGCGCAGCAGCCGAAGCCATTGACGGCATGATTCTGAAGCCAGGTGCCATGTTTGATTATGAGAAAATTGTTCAAAAAGCCGAGAAAGAATTCGGCTTCCGCGAAGCGCCGGTCATTGTGAACGGACGACTGACACCCGGAATTGGCGGGGGCATCTGCCAGGTATCCAGCACGATATATAATGCAGCACTGCTCACAGGTCTTGATATCGTTGAGCGTCGCAATCACTCCCTGCCGGTTAAATATTTGCCAAAAGGACTGGATGCCACCTTTGCATCAGGAGCCATCAACTTTCGCTTCAAAAACAACACTGGCAAATCATTGCTTATTCATGCCGAGGTCAACAACCATCGGTTAGTCGTGAAGTTTTTTGGTACATTTCCGGAGAATGTCAACTATGCCCTTGAATCTCGCACGATTGAAACGTTAAGTGTTCCCGTAAAATACGTATCCAGCAACGTTCTCCCCGATGGAGCAGAGCAGGTGCTGCAAAACGGACAGCCTGGATATATTGTCGAGACTGTACGGACGAAGCGGGTCGATGGGAAAGTCGTCGAATCCAAAACCATTTCACGAGATACGTACAAAGCACAGAATCGCCTAATTGCACGCCCGGGAAACAGCAGTATACCTGATGAACAAGAGCCTTCCATTGTTGAGGATGGGATCTCGGATACCAAACAACCTTAA
- a CDS encoding MDR family MFS transporter encodes MAASKNKIGFVLAGLLLSILMASMDNTIVATAMGDIVGKLGGLDKFVWVTSAYMVAEMAGMPIFGKLSDMYGRKKFFVFGIIVFMLGSALCGTATSIVELTMYRAIQGIGAGALVPIAFTIMFDVVAPEARGKLGGLFGAVFGLSSVFGPLLGAYITEYATWEWVFYINLPLGLIAFLFITICYKESHQHQSQQIDWLGAVTLIGAVVCLIFGLELGGKTYAWDSAQIIGLFAGFVVLALLFLFAETRAKEPIISFGMFRNRVYWSSNVIAMFSGAAFITASVYIPIFIQGVLGGKATNSGLVLLPMMLGSVVTASLGGVLMTKIKYRNIMIPTLALLVLGLGLLTTLDEGSSLWTIRIFMVMVGLGVGASFSVLSNAAMNAFEPRRRGAASSTLNFLRSLGMTMGITIFGIVQSQVFTRKMTEALGSAAEAGGAGASGGGIPEGLNLTDPHALLSPELRQGIPPQILEAITHALSSSIVQLFAWAAIPAALALIASFFMGNEKMVIGEEQGEYTGGH; translated from the coding sequence ATGGCTGCAAGTAAAAATAAAATTGGATTTGTGCTGGCAGGGCTGCTGCTTAGCATACTCATGGCTTCAATGGATAACACCATTGTGGCTACGGCGATGGGCGATATCGTCGGCAAACTCGGAGGACTCGACAAGTTCGTTTGGGTAACCTCTGCATACATGGTTGCGGAGATGGCGGGCATGCCGATCTTCGGTAAACTGTCGGATATGTACGGACGGAAGAAGTTTTTTGTATTTGGTATCATTGTATTTATGCTCGGTTCGGCACTGTGCGGAACAGCGACATCTATCGTGGAATTAACGATGTATAGAGCCATTCAGGGAATTGGTGCGGGCGCACTGGTACCCATTGCATTTACGATTATGTTTGACGTTGTTGCGCCAGAGGCACGTGGCAAGCTGGGTGGATTGTTTGGTGCGGTATTTGGTCTATCCAGCGTATTTGGCCCGTTGCTGGGTGCTTACATTACAGAGTATGCGACGTGGGAGTGGGTTTTCTATATTAACCTGCCACTCGGTCTAATTGCGTTTCTGTTTATCACCATCTGTTATAAGGAATCACACCAGCATCAATCCCAGCAGATTGACTGGTTAGGTGCTGTAACACTGATTGGTGCCGTTGTCTGCCTCATCTTCGGTTTAGAATTGGGTGGTAAGACGTATGCGTGGGATTCGGCTCAGATTATCGGTTTGTTTGCCGGATTTGTCGTGCTGGCTCTATTGTTCCTGTTTGCAGAGACGAGAGCCAAGGAACCGATTATTTCCTTTGGTATGTTCCGCAATCGAGTGTATTGGTCCAGCAACGTGATCGCAATGTTCAGTGGAGCGGCGTTTATTACAGCTTCAGTGTACATACCGATTTTCATTCAAGGTGTTTTGGGCGGCAAAGCGACCAACTCAGGTCTGGTTTTACTGCCAATGATGCTTGGTTCGGTCGTAACAGCTTCGCTGGGCGGGGTATTAATGACCAAAATCAAGTACCGGAATATTATGATTCCCACACTGGCTCTGCTCGTGCTTGGGCTTGGATTGCTTACAACGCTGGATGAGGGATCATCACTCTGGACAATTCGCATCTTCATGGTTATGGTCGGGCTTGGCGTTGGCGCATCGTTCTCGGTGCTTAGCAATGCGGCGATGAATGCATTTGAACCACGGAGACGCGGAGCAGCTAGTTCTACGCTTAACTTTTTGCGATCTCTCGGGATGACGATGGGGATCACGATCTTTGGGATCGTCCAGAGCCAAGTGTTTACACGTAAAATGACTGAGGCGCTCGGGTCAGCAGCAGAGGCTGGTGGAGCGGGTGCATCTGGTGGGGGCATACCAGAGGGACTAAATTTGACAGATCCACATGCGCTGTTGTCGCCGGAATTAAGACAGGGTATTCCACCACAGATTCTGGAGGCCATCACACATGCGCTGTCTTCTTCCATTGTGCAGTTGTTTGCCTGGGCTGCCATTCCGGCTGCACTGGCTCTAATCGCTTCCTTCTTCATGGGCAATGAGAAGATGGTCATAGGCGAAGAGCAAGGCGAATATACAGGCGGTCATTAA
- a CDS encoding polymer-forming cytoskeletal protein: protein MEERHMRNDLNVTGSRKTTGGHYNRVNIDGMAKLDGDLDCTSLNVNGTLKIYGALYTESVTVNGMAKVEGELQTTSLDVNGTLGVHGPARAETTTVNGMCTINGPLVSSRVRVDGMTTINGALATPELTVNGKCNVRGRVDSERIDIGGMATIDGDVQGETISVQGNLKVGGLLNADTVEIRLYTSSSAREVGGERIDIRRRERSGLWKALGLGGAPSFRAELIEGDEIMLEDTEADTVRGTRVHIGRGCNIRLVEYSGDLSVDPEARIGRVEQI, encoded by the coding sequence ATGGAAGAGCGTCACATGAGAAATGACTTGAATGTAACAGGGTCTCGCAAAACGACAGGTGGGCACTATAATCGAGTGAATATCGATGGCATGGCCAAATTGGATGGAGATTTAGATTGCACATCGCTCAATGTAAATGGAACACTGAAAATCTATGGTGCGTTGTACACCGAGAGTGTAACCGTGAATGGTATGGCTAAAGTGGAAGGCGAGCTGCAAACGACCTCACTGGATGTAAATGGAACACTGGGCGTCCATGGCCCGGCACGCGCTGAGACTACAACGGTCAATGGGATGTGTACAATTAACGGCCCGCTGGTTAGTTCTCGTGTCCGTGTGGATGGCATGACAACCATTAATGGAGCTTTGGCTACGCCGGAGTTAACGGTGAACGGAAAATGCAACGTACGCGGCAGAGTGGACAGTGAACGCATCGATATCGGCGGGATGGCTACGATTGATGGAGATGTGCAGGGCGAGACGATTAGTGTTCAAGGTAACCTGAAGGTAGGAGGGCTACTGAACGCAGACACCGTGGAGATTCGTCTATATACGTCTTCTTCAGCTAGGGAAGTCGGTGGTGAACGGATTGATATTCGGCGTAGAGAGCGCAGTGGATTATGGAAAGCACTTGGTTTGGGTGGGGCTCCTTCTTTTCGAGCAGAACTGATTGAGGGAGATGAGATCATGCTTGAAGATACAGAAGCCGATACCGTTCGGGGTACACGAGTTCATATTGGGCGTGGCTGTAACATTAGGCTGGTCGAGTATTCGGGTGACTTGTCGGTAGATCCGGAAGCGAGAATAGGCCGCGTTGAACAAATCTGA
- a CDS encoding YhbD family protein has product MTDDLISKKELLDLTGISYGQLYRWKRKNLIPEEWFIRKSSYTGQETFFPKQQILPRIDKIIHMKDGLSLDELADVFSPSLGEVEMSVQQLLDRNIVSLASLELLTEAGREQPLYGLEQIMMLYVLEKLLMSGDITRQEGSLLIEVMSDHYYRFRDRASELLLIRKMGVPTFMLVGAGAELYFDQGVKVVLRITLATFMEELKLKLGNV; this is encoded by the coding sequence ATGACGGATGATTTGATCTCCAAAAAAGAATTATTAGACCTGACGGGCATTTCATATGGGCAGTTATATCGCTGGAAACGTAAAAATCTCATTCCGGAGGAATGGTTCATTCGGAAGTCTTCCTATACAGGACAGGAGACCTTTTTTCCGAAACAGCAGATTTTGCCACGAATCGATAAGATTATCCACATGAAGGACGGCTTATCGCTGGATGAGCTGGCGGATGTGTTCTCGCCATCATTAGGCGAAGTAGAGATGTCTGTCCAGCAACTACTAGATCGAAATATTGTTTCATTAGCATCTCTTGAATTGTTGACAGAAGCAGGTCGGGAGCAACCATTGTACGGTCTGGAGCAGATCATGATGCTTTATGTACTTGAGAAGCTATTAATGAGTGGAGATATCACAAGACAGGAAGGTTCGTTATTGATCGAAGTGATGTCAGATCATTATTACCGTTTCAGAGACAGAGCGAGTGAATTGCTGCTTATTCGCAAAATGGGTGTACCGACGTTTATGCTGGTTGGCGCAGGAGCGGAGCTTTATTTTGATCAGGGTGTAAAAGTGGTATTGAGAATTACGCTGGCAACGTTCATGGAAGAACTGAAACTTAAATTAGGGAATGTCTGA
- a CDS encoding PucR family transcriptional regulator yields MKMNELLKLPVFDGTIIVAGATGLNREVHTVNMMDAPDIIPYLRKNELLITTAFHFKDDLPALLELISEMSRQDCTGLGIKSKRYLGNIPESAIQLANELDLPLMELPVDPSLGDIVNKSLSHILDVQTTELHNAIQTHRQFTQQIMSGQGIPKLLDQLSSLLRLPVLLLGPYLQPIYGRFSATTAAHIESLLSGGGHFHVAPSVFSAFSLLSEKRETLTLFPVYTHRQLHFLCIEGLVTPSERSNILTIEQATNVIAFELMKDNALKQNRRRIQNEFFANFIGGAFSSSEEIASRGREFGLSSEQRYLCAVGKFDGTDRTISFMQYKAEQDRIAEHLEGELTHFRYPLHLFTHDRAYVLLMPLVEEWKTVRPFFVALLERLQGKIAVHYESELSFGFSSYAQPLAQIPVSYKEANEALYFGGIAGKTRFIEMYQPKEVPEILRMIPHEHLHKFYADTMQGFEDETIKDHHMLLHTLSVYLETHCHLAETAKRLYIHRNTVIYRLEKCEEIIGRSLKDPEETLRLRMAFRIKALLPKEGLAEG; encoded by the coding sequence ATGAAAATGAATGAGCTACTGAAGCTGCCGGTGTTTGACGGAACAATCATTGTCGCAGGAGCAACGGGTTTGAACAGGGAAGTTCATACAGTCAACATGATGGATGCCCCGGATATCATTCCATACCTGAGAAAGAATGAATTACTCATTACGACGGCTTTTCACTTTAAGGACGATCTGCCAGCTCTGCTTGAACTAATCTCGGAGATGAGTCGCCAAGACTGTACTGGGCTCGGTATCAAAAGCAAACGTTACCTCGGGAATATCCCTGAATCTGCAATTCAGCTAGCTAACGAGTTGGATCTGCCTCTGATGGAGTTGCCTGTCGATCCTTCACTTGGCGATATTGTTAACAAATCGCTAAGTCATATCCTCGATGTACAAACTACTGAACTGCATAATGCCATACAGACCCATCGACAGTTCACTCAGCAGATCATGAGCGGTCAGGGCATCCCGAAGCTGCTGGATCAGTTATCATCTTTGCTTCGCTTGCCGGTACTTCTTCTCGGCCCTTACCTTCAGCCCATCTATGGTCGATTCTCCGCGACCACCGCAGCGCATATTGAATCATTGTTGTCTGGCGGAGGGCATTTTCATGTGGCACCATCTGTTTTCTCGGCGTTCTCTCTATTAAGTGAGAAACGTGAAACGCTGACATTGTTTCCAGTGTATACCCACAGACAATTACATTTCCTGTGTATAGAAGGCTTGGTTACGCCGTCTGAACGTTCGAATATTTTGACTATAGAACAGGCAACTAACGTGATTGCGTTTGAATTAATGAAGGATAATGCGCTCAAGCAGAATCGCCGCCGCATCCAGAACGAATTTTTTGCTAATTTTATCGGTGGCGCATTCTCCAGTAGTGAGGAGATCGCGAGTCGGGGACGTGAATTTGGACTGTCCAGCGAGCAGCGATATCTTTGTGCAGTTGGCAAATTCGATGGTACGGATAGAACCATCTCATTCATGCAATATAAGGCTGAGCAGGATCGGATTGCCGAACATCTTGAAGGAGAACTGACTCATTTTCGATATCCATTACATTTGTTCACTCATGACCGCGCCTACGTGTTGTTAATGCCGCTGGTTGAGGAGTGGAAAACGGTTAGACCATTCTTTGTCGCACTACTAGAGCGTCTTCAGGGCAAGATTGCTGTCCATTACGAATCAGAGCTATCGTTTGGTTTCAGTAGCTATGCTCAGCCGCTCGCCCAGATCCCCGTTTCTTACAAAGAGGCCAATGAAGCTCTGTACTTCGGTGGCATAGCGGGCAAAACGCGCTTTATCGAGATGTATCAGCCGAAGGAAGTTCCTGAAATTTTACGTATGATCCCACATGAGCACCTCCACAAATTCTATGCGGATACGATGCAAGGATTCGAGGACGAGACCATTAAGGATCATCATATGCTGCTCCATACGTTATCTGTTTATCTGGAAACGCATTGTCATCTGGCTGAAACAGCGAAACGACTCTACATCCATCGCAACACAGTAATATATCGGTTAGAGAAATGCGAGGAGATTATCGGTCGCAGTCTGAAAGATCCAGAAGAAACGTTGCGTCTACGTATGGCGTTCCGAATCAAAGCGCTATTGCCAAAGGAAGGGTTGGCAGAGGGATGA
- the allC gene encoding allantoate deiminase, whose protein sequence is MIKQPKPSALSEQVENMIEWLASHGKDERNGVSRLLYDPAWIAAQRAIEAKMNDLGLRVYYDDVGNLFGHAAGRDPQARVVLTGSHVDTVIGGGKYDGAYGIVAALIAVEHLLEQYGQPLKPIEIVSLCEEEGSRFPMTYWGSGNITGTKNREAIQHLKDASGMLFEQAMYNAGFGLGQHPQPQRSDLECFIELHIEQGQVLEREKKSIGVVSHIVGQRRYDITVHGESNHAGTTPMKWRQDAMFTAAELIRILMHRANASEDGLVATVGRLDAKPNVGNVIAREVTFSLDVRHSDTETIRTFCNECFDEFEAVAAQHGTRIAYRKWMDEPPVAMDSALNAATESILQREGISYQKMTSGAGHDSQVFGTYCPTALLFVPSRGGISHSPAEFTDTEDLQRGVRLLIDLLHQLAY, encoded by the coding sequence ATAATCAAACAACCGAAGCCGTCTGCCTTATCCGAGCAGGTCGAAAACATGATTGAATGGCTGGCTTCGCACGGCAAAGACGAACGGAATGGCGTAAGCCGGCTACTCTATGACCCAGCTTGGATCGCGGCACAACGAGCCATTGAAGCCAAAATGAACGACCTCGGGCTACGGGTGTACTACGACGACGTTGGTAACTTGTTCGGGCATGCAGCTGGACGCGACCCTCAGGCTCGGGTTGTACTGACTGGATCTCATGTTGATACAGTTATAGGGGGCGGAAAATACGACGGAGCCTACGGAATCGTTGCTGCGCTAATTGCCGTGGAACATTTATTAGAGCAATACGGTCAGCCGCTCAAACCCATTGAGATTGTCTCACTCTGTGAAGAAGAGGGAAGCCGCTTCCCGATGACCTATTGGGGTTCAGGTAATATTACTGGCACGAAAAATCGCGAGGCTATTCAACATTTAAAAGATGCGAGTGGTATGCTGTTTGAACAGGCGATGTACAATGCCGGGTTCGGATTAGGGCAGCATCCACAGCCCCAGCGCAGTGACCTCGAATGTTTTATCGAATTGCATATCGAGCAAGGCCAGGTATTGGAACGCGAGAAGAAATCAATCGGTGTTGTCAGCCATATCGTTGGGCAACGCCGCTACGATATTACAGTCCATGGCGAGAGCAATCATGCGGGCACAACCCCGATGAAGTGGCGGCAGGATGCCATGTTTACCGCTGCTGAGTTGATTCGGATACTGATGCATCGAGCCAATGCAAGTGAAGACGGGTTGGTAGCTACGGTTGGACGTTTGGATGCCAAACCCAATGTTGGTAACGTCATTGCACGCGAGGTCACCTTTAGCCTAGATGTACGCCACAGTGACACAGAGACCATTCGAACATTCTGCAATGAATGCTTCGACGAATTCGAGGCTGTCGCAGCCCAACACGGAACACGCATTGCTTATCGCAAGTGGATGGATGAACCTCCGGTTGCGATGGATTCAGCACTGAATGCAGCGACTGAGAGCATTTTACAGCGTGAGGGTATTTCGTACCAAAAGATGACCAGTGGCGCGGGACATGATTCACAAGTATTCGGAACGTATTGCCCAACAGCGTTGTTATTTGTACCAAGTCGAGGCGGCATTAGCCACTCCCCCGCGGAGTTTACCGATACAGAAGATTTGCAGCGCGGTGTACGCCTGCTGATCGACCTACTTCATCAATTGGCTTATTAA